The window ATCAGATCGGCGCTAGATTGCACGGCCAAggtttttcccctttttttttggttaaataTTTCGATTACtgcaaaaatataaaaatgattttatgtttaattatCACCAGATATTAAAAGAACGCATCACTGTCCAAGAACTAGGACTCAACGATGGAATTAGCCCGTTGAAAAATCCTCATTACCCCATAGGCGACAAGTTGATGTAAGACTTCCATTGTCGAAGCCATTCGAAAAAAACATGTTCCATGatgctattttttgttgttttcttttcaactaaTGCCATCGGGCGTTGTTATACAGTAAACTGCGCGATGCGTTCAACGCGCTGGACACGAGCAATTCGGGTGAAATCAGCATGGCAGACGTAagatcccctttttttatcatttgaGCTTCGACTGTCATTGAActacatttttctatttgttccAGGTCTGCATGGCTTTTCGAATACTCACCAACAGAGATCTCTCGGTGGATGATTTGAAGAATATAGTGGCCAGCAGTAACGGTACAAAAGCTGTCATTGTGGggaataataattttatttaatcaataatttttcttgtaGAACAAGCATCGGTTTCCTTTGATCAGTTCTGCTGTATCTTGACCGAGTTTCGTAATTTGCCTGCCGATAACCAAAGACGTCTGTGGGACGTGCTGGTCGGCAAGGCCGCAGCCTTGCTCTACTCGGTGGTCTCGCCCGTCTCGCGAATTCTCTGTAAGGCGATCCCCCTCCCCCATTGTTGGGTGTGTGCATGACTCTTTGACTTTTGACCGATTTGACACAGGCCGTCCGAGTCCGAAAGGAGTGGCTAGATGTGACAGCTCCTCGCCAGAGGTGACAGTAGGTGGAGCCAGAGATATCTATTTGGGAGGATCTTGCGGGTCCACCATCTGGCGTGAACAGACGGCCATCCCGCTACTCAAGTAACcgaataacatttttttttttaaagataaatgGTAAGGTATTTATTTCCcccctttgttttctttttacaggaAGAGCGGATTGACATACTTTAATCCGCAGACGTGTGGATGGAGTCGACGGTTTATTCCGATCGAAGCGGCGGCCATGGACGCCAGCCGGGTCTTATTGTTTGTTGTCTCGCGAGAAACACGTTCGCTTTCGTCGATGGCCTTGGCCGCCCATTACATTGGACTCGGTTGCAATGTGGTCCTGTGCATTCAACGCTTACCCGACAATGCGGAAATCAACGAGGATCGGGTTAGTTTATGAATACCGAGAAAACTCAtatgacacattttttgtcCCGTCTCATGCGGAACAAGTGACTCACGTTGTCCTTCctctttgtttttgctttgcgATAGCTCTCGTCTTGCGCCATCAAGGACTATAATCGCGGTCGCAATTACCTTTCCGATTTGGCCAATCGAGAAGGAATCCCCGTCTTTGAGGAGGTCAAAGAAGCGGTAGAATGTGCCATCCAGCGCTGCCACCAACAGCTGATCCTCTTACAAAATCAGCAAACTCAaacgcagcagcaacaacgataaaaaaacaaaaaactgtcggctactttttttttttctcctttcctccCATTTCgatttaatgattttttttaaatcccttctccccattttttttttttttggtacaaGGATAGACGAGGAATGTGTGTACGTGATTTCGCCGCAGCAAAACTTACCAGTCGGgagcagctttttttttttttttcgatgtttacttttctttttgccggaAGTGAAATGAACACAAGGTAAAGTGAAACGAaacgtgtgtgcgtgtgtgtaatgcctctttttttttttcaatccacACGTGGATCCCCAAAACCAGGAAGATGATATTATCTTGCgccggtgtgtgtgtgtgtttgtgtccTCTTTGTGGCCGTGCCTTtcaattgattaaaaaaacagGACGATATGTTTAATCGCGAACTCAATCTCTTTCATTGTTTGTGTGTCTACGTTGACGGCCAGCTATTCATTTCTCCGGAGACGGAGGACAATTGTACTACCCCCAACTCGATCCGTTTGTTCTTCatcgatttcattttcagCTGCTAATCCATTTATCTGATTTCCGCTATATATGTGTGTCTATGTAATCCCTGGAGCTCTCAGGTGTAATCAACGCTGCCTTTTGTTGCTTGACAATTTATTCATTATCTTGGTTTGTTTTCGATTTCGTCTGGAATAACTCTGGCTAAGCCgtgtgtgttcttttttttttttcgagagggGGATACGTTCCCAAATGattgtgtttatttttggTAGCGTTTGGCTAACGATTCGTGTACATAATGCGTTTTGAATCGTGGTGCCATGCGGCAGCAAACCATCAAACGCATCCCATCacataattatttttgttttcttacttaaaaaaaaaaaatgttttattttgaccTAATCACTTTCATTTATACAGTCTCTaccatcattttgtttttcttgtctgtTGATGTCGGTGCTGAAGGCAagtatttttgttattgcacgGTTCAATTGTTTGTGGCATTTGCCTCGTGCGAGACATTTATTAGagcgagaaaagaaacatttttcttattcttgggAGGCAGTTACAAGTACAACGGTGGCGGCTTAAATAAGCgtctgtgaaaaaaaaaaaaacaatcgaaactgcaaaaaaaaaaaatatggaaaataATTCTGTGACTTTTGTTTCCTCAATGtcaattttttgttagtctagaattttatttcaaaacaaaatacttaACAcgtacatttaaaaaatcagaaacagtgaaattttttttttgaaaaatggcaatCGAAATTTCTTACGCTTTGCGTCAATAGGGAACAACCCGATTGCATCTTAACCGGTTGATGTATAca of the Daphnia carinata strain CSIRO-1 chromosome 10, CSIRO_AGI_Dcar_HiC_V3, whole genome shotgun sequence genome contains:
- the LOC130701542 gene encoding uncharacterized protein LOC130701542, with product MSDNFIYGDITRELYEIWCRVVPNGSAVVAETQRLQSLFHQASVYPSQSQILEMIHCARERELQLQQQQQQQQEEAVVMPAASTSTSLGCGSKDPPQTDGNRQPRNFLTFGEFCLFAHELRKSYEREIPRPTQLSKVVDIKSNDKKMCDRKISKSAAKYQVFLGGSCNPTTWRQDIAIPLLKTWGLTYFNPQVPQWGPELIEKEHQAKQTADVLFFVIDKQTRSVATIVEAAYYTAAQKTFILVIHALDGPGQLIQGEPITEREYEDLATGQLVLQDMVERLGIPVFNNIRSALDCTAKILKERITVQELGLNDGISPLKNPHYPIGDKLIKLRDAFNALDTSNSGEISMADVCMAFRILTNRDLSVDDLKNIVASSNEQASVSFDQFCCILTEFRNLPADNQRRLWDVLVGKAAALLYSVVSPVSRILCRPSPKGVARCDSSSPEVTVGGARDIYLGGSCGSTIWREQTAIPLLKKSGLTYFNPQTCGWSRRFIPIEAAAMDASRVLLFVVSRETRSLSSMALAAHYIGLGCNVVLCIQRLPDNAEINEDRLSSCAIKDYNRGRNYLSDLANREGIPVFEEVKEAVECAIQRCHQQLILLQNQQTQTQQQQR